One window of Bacteroides sp. AN502(2024) genomic DNA carries:
- the proC gene encoding pyrroline-5-carboxylate reductase gives MKIAIIGAGNMGGSIARGLAKGSLIDDSDLIVSNPSTGKLEKLKNEFPDISITNSNVEAATGADIVILAVKPWLMEPVMCELKLKSKQILISVAAGISFEELAHYVVAPEMAMFRLIPNTAISEQESMTLVAARNTNDEQDKFILRLFSEMGTVMLIPEDKIAAATALASCGIAYVLKYVQAAMQAGIEMGLHPKDAMQMIAQSLKGAAALIQNNDTHPGIEIDKVTTPGGITVKGINELEHNGFTSAIIKAMKASR, from the coding sequence ATGAAAATAGCCATTATCGGTGCAGGAAACATGGGCGGTTCAATAGCCCGTGGCCTGGCAAAAGGAAGTCTGATAGACGATTCGGACCTCATAGTATCCAATCCGAGTACCGGAAAACTAGAGAAACTAAAAAATGAATTTCCGGATATCTCTATCACCAACAGCAATGTGGAAGCTGCCACAGGAGCAGATATTGTCATCCTTGCCGTCAAACCGTGGTTGATGGAACCGGTAATGTGCGAATTGAAACTGAAAAGCAAACAGATACTCATCTCCGTAGCTGCCGGCATCAGTTTTGAAGAACTGGCTCATTATGTCGTAGCACCGGAAATGGCCATGTTCCGCCTAATTCCTAACACCGCTATCAGCGAACAGGAAAGCATGACGCTTGTTGCTGCCCGCAATACGAACGATGAACAAGACAAATTCATCCTACGGTTGTTCAGCGAAATGGGAACAGTGATGCTGATTCCCGAAGACAAAATAGCAGCAGCCACCGCATTGGCATCCTGCGGCATCGCCTATGTATTGAAATATGTTCAGGCAGCCATGCAAGCAGGCATCGAAATGGGACTCCACCCCAAAGATGCCATGCAAATGATAGCACAATCTTTAAAAGGAGCAGCCGCACTGATTCAGAACAATGACACCCATCCCGGCATAGAAATCGATAAGGTGACCACTCCGGGCGGAATCACTGTCAAAGGAATCAATGAATTGGAACACAATGGCTTCACTTCCGCTATCATCAAAGCCATGAAAGCCTCCCGATAA
- a CDS encoding ATP-binding protein produces the protein MKTYIPRPLYTKRIEPFIDKELIKVITGQRRIGKSYILLQISDMIKKEKPEANIIFVDKEQLAFVDIKNYMELYQYVLKMTEGHSCNYLFVDEIQEIEDFQLCLRSLLNENRCDIYCTGSNAKMLSGELATHLAGRYIEFPVHSLSYEEFLTFNRRQDSSESLKLYLTFGGMPYIYNLAMEINVIFEYLRNVYSTILLKDVVAREAIRNVSFLENLVAYLIDNTGSLFSAQNISKYLKSQQVNMPTQTILNYLRALCNSFFIYKIQRAEIQGMKIFEIGEKYYFEDLGLHNAIRRFDFRKDINKLMENVVCIDLLRFGYEVYVGKYGNKEIDFIASKSDHRIYIQVTYMLSDDTTIQREFGNLLEIPDNYPKYVVTMDEIQSGGNYRGIKQISLRDFLLAEDKENIKSSFAFL, from the coding sequence ATGAAAACTTATATCCCTCGTCCTTTATATACCAAGAGAATAGAACCTTTTATTGATAAAGAACTGATAAAGGTGATAACCGGGCAACGTAGAATAGGTAAAAGCTACATTCTTTTGCAAATATCAGATATGATAAAAAAAGAAAAACCGGAAGCTAATATAATTTTTGTGGATAAGGAACAACTTGCTTTTGTGGATATAAAGAACTACATGGAACTCTATCAGTATGTGCTGAAAATGACGGAAGGGCATAGTTGTAACTATCTTTTTGTAGATGAGATACAGGAGATAGAAGATTTCCAATTATGCCTACGCAGTTTACTGAATGAAAATAGATGTGACATCTATTGTACGGGAAGCAATGCAAAGATGCTTTCCGGTGAACTGGCTACTCATTTGGCGGGGAGATATATAGAGTTTCCAGTTCACTCGCTCAGTTATGAAGAGTTCCTAACATTCAATCGGAGACAAGACTCTTCAGAAAGTTTGAAACTTTACCTCACCTTTGGTGGAATGCCTTATATCTATAATCTGGCAATGGAAATAAATGTAATATTCGAGTACCTGAGAAATGTCTACTCCACGATCTTGTTGAAAGATGTAGTTGCAAGGGAAGCTATTCGGAATGTATCTTTTCTGGAGAATCTGGTAGCTTATTTGATAGATAATACCGGTTCTCTTTTCTCAGCCCAGAATATCAGCAAGTACTTGAAATCACAACAGGTAAACATGCCTACACAAACTATATTGAACTATCTGAGAGCATTGTGCAACAGCTTTTTTATCTATAAAATACAGCGGGCGGAAATTCAAGGGATGAAAATATTTGAGATTGGCGAGAAGTACTATTTTGAAGATTTGGGATTGCACAATGCCATACGTCGTTTTGATTTTCGAAAAGATATCAATAAATTGATGGAGAATGTAGTCTGCATTGATTTGCTAAGATTCGGTTATGAGGTATATGTCGGAAAGTACGGAAATAAAGAAATAGATTTTATTGCTTCAAAAAGCGATCATCGGATTTATATTCAAGTAACATATATGCTTTCCGATGATACAACTATTCAGCGGGAATTCGGTAATCTGTTGGAAATCCCCGACAACTATCCTAAATATGTGGTTACTATGGACGAGATACAAAGCGGAGGTAATTACCGGGGAATCAAACAGATTTCATTGCGTGATTTCTTGTTGGCGGAAGATAAGGAAAACATAAAAAGCTCTTTCGCTTTCCTGTGA
- a CDS encoding aspartate aminotransferase family protein, producing the protein MKLFDVYPLYNINIIKGKGCKVWDENGTEYLDLYGGHAVISIGHAHPHYVEMIRNQVANLGFYSNSVINKLQQQVAERLGKISGYDDYSLFLINSGAEANENALKLASFYNGRTKVVSFTKAFHGRTSLAVEATDNPSIIAPINNNGHVVYLPLNDTEAMKQELSKGDTCAVIIEGIQGVGGIKIPTTEFMQELRKACSEKGTILILDEIQSGYGRSGKFFAHQYNDIKPDIITVAKGIGNGFPMAGVLTSPMFKPVYGQLGTTFGGNHLACSAALAVMDVIEQENLIENAKVVGNYLQEELKRFPQIKEVRGRGLMIGLEFEEPIKELRRRLIYDEHVFTGASGTNVLRLLPPLCLTMEEAEEFLARFKKVL; encoded by the coding sequence ATGAAATTATTCGACGTATATCCTTTATATAACATCAACATTATCAAGGGAAAAGGCTGCAAAGTCTGGGACGAGAACGGGACTGAATACTTAGACCTTTACGGGGGGCATGCCGTTATCTCCATCGGACACGCACACCCTCACTATGTAGAGATGATCAGAAATCAGGTAGCCAATCTTGGTTTTTACTCAAACTCGGTAATCAACAAGCTGCAACAACAGGTAGCCGAACGGTTGGGAAAGATTTCCGGCTATGACGATTACAGCCTGTTTCTGATTAACAGCGGTGCCGAAGCGAACGAGAATGCGCTGAAACTGGCTTCTTTCTACAACGGACGTACCAAAGTGGTTTCTTTCACCAAAGCTTTCCACGGACGTACTTCACTGGCAGTGGAAGCAACCGACAACCCGTCCATCATCGCTCCTATCAATAACAACGGGCACGTTGTCTATCTTCCTTTGAATGACACCGAAGCGATGAAACAGGAATTGTCTAAAGGAGATACATGCGCTGTTATCATTGAAGGAATACAAGGTGTAGGTGGTATCAAGATACCGACCACCGAATTTATGCAGGAACTCCGCAAAGCTTGCAGCGAAAAAGGAACGATCCTGATTCTCGATGAAATTCAGAGCGGATACGGACGTAGCGGTAAATTCTTCGCCCATCAATATAATGACATCAAGCCGGATATCATCACGGTAGCCAAAGGTATCGGTAACGGTTTCCCGATGGCAGGTGTCCTAACCAGCCCGATGTTTAAACCGGTATATGGCCAATTGGGAACTACCTTCGGTGGAAACCATTTGGCATGCTCGGCAGCTCTTGCTGTGATGGACGTCATTGAGCAAGAAAATCTGATAGAAAATGCGAAAGTGGTAGGCAATTATTTACAGGAAGAACTGAAGAGATTCCCGCAAATCAAAGAGGTGCGCGGACGCGGACTGATGATCGGACTCGAGTTTGAAGAACCGATCAAAGAGCTGCGTCGCCGTCTTATCTACGATGAGCACGTATTCACCGGAGCAAGTGGTACGAATGTACTTCGCCTGTTACCTCCTCTCTGTCTTACGATGGAAGAAGCAGAAGAGTTCCTTGCCCGGTTTAAGAAAGTACTCTAA
- a CDS encoding GNAT family N-acetyltransferase produces the protein MDTQQIDVMVADASHEVYVDTILETIRNAAAVRGTGIAERTHEYVATKMKEGKAIIALCGNTFAGFTYIESWGNKQYVATSGLIVHPDFRGLGLAKRIKQASFQLARLRWPKAKLFSLTSGAAVMKMNTELGYVPVTFNELTDDEAFWKGCEGCTNHDILVAKNRKFCICTAMLYDPTEPRNIKKEQERNNI, from the coding sequence ATGGACACTCAACAAATAGATGTTATGGTAGCCGACGCCTCACATGAGGTTTACGTTGACACTATTTTGGAAACTATCAGAAATGCTGCCGCCGTACGAGGAACAGGAATTGCGGAACGCACACACGAATACGTAGCGACAAAGATGAAAGAAGGTAAAGCAATCATTGCTCTTTGTGGCAACACTTTTGCCGGATTTACCTATATCGAATCATGGGGAAACAAGCAATATGTAGCTACTTCCGGTCTGATCGTTCATCCCGATTTCCGTGGATTAGGGCTGGCAAAACGTATCAAACAAGCATCTTTCCAACTGGCACGTCTCCGATGGCCGAAAGCAAAACTATTCAGTCTGACCTCCGGAGCAGCTGTCATGAAAATGAACACCGAACTGGGCTACGTACCTGTCACCTTCAATGAACTGACAGACGACGAAGCTTTCTGGAAAGGATGCGAAGGATGCACCAACCATGATATTCTGGTAGCGAAGAACCGTAAGTTCTGTATCTGTACAGCCATGCTGTACGATCCGACAGAACCGCGAAACATAAAAAAAGAACAAGAAAGAAATAACATTTAA
- a CDS encoding carboxypeptidase-like regulatory domain-containing protein produces the protein MKYTFIFFVCFLIEFLFPRILCAQCSVTGKVTDLEGRSLSYISVQLLRTDSSFVTGTTTDTLGCYQFTKISPAPYLIVFTSMGYKKKIMNVTASNEKKELPPIVMETDIIELNELVVKGASVIRQKDRLLIMPDKQQVKQAGTGYDLLYNLMIPGMEVDRIKGKIKTFGGEATLYIDGRKADYREVQGLRPKDIEKIEYFDTPTGKYSGDVASINYVTRQYKSGGYVAIDGRQAIGYFNGDYNIVGKLSQGNMNYTLFAGYNMNRYNGDLNENHEYFVFPEYNIDRKTKTLSNKVKNSNQYVQLNIANQNKKRNLSAKISFVRNDAPNNFSRELLEYNRSGHAMKQVSNRTTEQSGNKPAIELYGYFNLKNNQFIEVSLSGNYADNSYSYHYQEDKYATLTHTKEALYGFFANIKYGIRWKERNSLSFQVTHYHSISSSIYDNEDNPLWQHLWTGETPFYMEYHREIGKNITFNVAPGFSSLQYRLHGEKLINQFKPRLSTNFTYRISGQHQLVLNAELGGSTPVIAAFNNVEQKVDALIVKKGNSQLDNNIFGAILS, from the coding sequence ATGAAATACACTTTTATTTTTTTTGTTTGCTTTTTAATAGAATTTTTATTTCCACGAATTTTGTGTGCTCAATGCAGTGTCACTGGCAAGGTAACTGACTTGGAAGGTCGTTCATTATCATATATTTCCGTACAATTACTCCGCACCGATTCAAGCTTTGTGACTGGTACGACCACTGACACATTGGGTTGTTATCAATTTACAAAGATCTCACCCGCCCCCTATTTGATTGTTTTCACTTCAATGGGATATAAAAAGAAAATCATGAATGTCACCGCATCAAATGAAAAAAAAGAACTTCCACCAATAGTTATGGAAACAGATATCATTGAGCTGAATGAATTGGTGGTAAAAGGGGCATCTGTTATTCGTCAAAAGGATAGATTGCTCATTATGCCTGACAAACAACAGGTAAAACAAGCAGGAACCGGCTATGATTTACTGTATAACTTGATGATTCCCGGAATGGAAGTCGACAGAATTAAAGGAAAAATAAAAACATTTGGTGGAGAAGCCACTTTATATATTGACGGAAGGAAAGCAGATTATCGGGAAGTGCAGGGTTTGAGGCCAAAAGATATCGAAAAAATAGAGTATTTCGATACACCGACAGGCAAGTATTCCGGTGATGTGGCTTCGATTAACTATGTGACCCGCCAATATAAATCGGGGGGCTATGTGGCAATAGACGGGCGACAAGCGATTGGATACTTCAATGGAGACTATAATATCGTGGGTAAACTGTCGCAAGGTAATATGAATTATACGCTTTTTGCAGGATATAATATGAATAGGTATAACGGTGACCTCAATGAGAATCATGAATATTTTGTCTTTCCGGAATATAATATAGATAGAAAAACAAAAACGTTAAGCAATAAAGTAAAAAACAGCAATCAATACGTACAGCTAAACATAGCAAATCAAAACAAAAAACGTAATTTATCAGCAAAAATATCATTTGTACGCAATGATGCACCAAACAACTTTAGTCGGGAATTACTTGAGTATAATAGGAGTGGGCATGCAATGAAGCAGGTATCAAACCGGACAACCGAACAATCCGGGAATAAGCCCGCAATAGAACTATATGGCTATTTCAATTTGAAAAACAATCAATTTATCGAGGTTTCATTGAGCGGAAACTATGCTGACAACTCTTATTCATACCATTATCAAGAGGATAAATACGCTACTCTCACTCACACAAAAGAAGCTCTCTATGGATTTTTTGCAAACATTAAATATGGAATACGGTGGAAAGAGCGCAATAGTTTATCTTTTCAGGTCACACACTACCATAGCATCAGTTCTTCTATATATGATAATGAAGATAACCCACTGTGGCAACATTTATGGACAGGAGAAACACCGTTTTATATGGAATACCATCGTGAAATCGGAAAGAATATAACATTCAATGTAGCTCCCGGATTTTCATCGCTACAATACCGATTGCATGGAGAAAAGCTCATCAATCAATTTAAACCGCGCCTAAGCACAAACTTTACTTATCGCATATCCGGTCAGCATCAACTTGTTCTTAATGCAGAGTTAGGTGGTTCAACTCCTGTAATTGCCGCATTCAACAATGTGGAGCAAAAAGTGGATGCGTTAATCGTTAAAAAAGGGAACTCTCAATTGGATAATAATATTTTTGGAGCAATATTGTCCTAA
- a CDS encoding arginine repressor, producing MKKKANRLDAIKIIISSKEIGSQEELLQELNREGFELTQATLSRDLKQLKVAKAASMNGKYVYVLPNNIMYKRSTDQSAGEMLRNNGFISLQFSGNIAVIRTRPGYASSMAYDIDNNEFSEILGTIAGDDTIMLVLREGVAISQIRQLLSLIIPNIE from the coding sequence ATGAAGAAGAAAGCAAATCGGTTAGACGCTATCAAAATAATTATCTCAAGCAAGGAGATCGGATCGCAAGAAGAACTGTTGCAAGAGCTGAACCGCGAAGGCTTCGAACTGACGCAGGCCACCCTCTCCCGCGATTTGAAACAATTGAAAGTAGCCAAGGCTGCCAGTATGAACGGAAAGTACGTATATGTACTGCCGAATAACATTATGTATAAACGTTCTACCGACCAAAGTGCCGGTGAAATGTTACGCAACAACGGATTTATCTCTTTGCAGTTTTCCGGTAACATCGCTGTTATCCGCACCCGCCCCGGTTATGCCAGTAGCATGGCGTATGACATCGACAACAATGAATTCAGTGAAATTCTGGGAACCATTGCCGGTGATGATACCATCATGTTGGTGTTGCGTGAAGGAGTTGCCATCAGTCAAATACGTCAACTGTTGTCACTCATCATTCCCAATATTGAATAA
- a CDS encoding helix-turn-helix domain-containing protein — translation MNEQIKQIAERLRGLRDVLELTAEDIARDSDISAEEYRLAETGDYDISVSMLQKIARTYNIALDTLMFGEEPKMNSYFVTRAGKGVSIERTKAYKYQSLASGFMNRTADPFIVTVEPKTNDEPIHYNKHNGQEFNLVIEGRMLINIEGKEIILNQGDSIYFNSKLPHGMKALDGKTVRFLAVIM, via the coding sequence ATGAATGAACAGATTAAACAGATCGCAGAACGCCTCCGCGGATTACGTGATGTACTGGAGCTGACCGCAGAGGATATCGCCCGCGACAGCGACATCTCTGCTGAAGAATACCGACTTGCAGAAACCGGAGATTACGACATCTCTGTCAGCATGTTACAGAAAATAGCCCGTACATATAATATAGCTCTCGACACTCTGATGTTTGGCGAAGAACCCAAAATGAACAGCTATTTCGTGACTCGTGCAGGCAAAGGAGTCAGCATCGAACGTACCAAAGCTTATAAATACCAATCACTAGCTTCAGGATTCATGAACCGTACTGCTGACCCGTTCATCGTCACTGTTGAACCCAAAACAAACGACGAACCGATCCACTACAACAAACATAACGGACAGGAATTCAATCTGGTAATTGAGGGTCGTATGCTTATCAACATCGAAGGCAAAGAAATCATCCTCAACCAAGGCGACAGTATCTATTTTAACTCTAAACTTCCACATGGCATGAAAGCGCTCGATGGCAAAACGGTACGTTTTCTGGCAGTAATTATGTAA
- the argC gene encoding N-acetyl-gamma-glutamyl-phosphate reductase: protein MIKAGIIGGAGYTAGELIRLLLNHPEAEIVFINSSSNAGNKITDVHEGLYGETDLRFTDQLPLDEIDVLFFCTAHGDTKKFMESHNIPEDLKIIDLSMDYRIKSDDHDFIYGLPELNRRATCTAKHVANPGCFATCIQLGLLPLAKNLMLTDDISVNAITGSTGAGVKPSATGHFSWRNNNISVYKAFEHQHVPEIKQSLKQLQNSFNADIDFIPYRGDFPRGIFATLVVKTKVALDEIIRMYEEYYAKDSFVHIVDKNIDLKQVVNTNKCLIHLEKHGDKLLIISCIDNLLKGASGQAVHNMNLMFNLEETVGLRLKPSAF from the coding sequence ATGATTAAAGCAGGTATCATTGGTGGCGCAGGATATACGGCAGGCGAATTAATCCGCCTACTACTCAATCATCCGGAAGCTGAAATCGTATTTATCAACAGCAGCAGTAATGCCGGAAACAAAATTACCGATGTACACGAAGGCTTGTATGGGGAAACAGACTTGAGATTCACCGACCAGTTACCTCTGGACGAAATCGACGTTCTCTTCTTCTGCACTGCCCACGGCGATACAAAGAAATTCATGGAAAGCCATAACATACCGGAAGACCTGAAGATTATCGATCTCTCCATGGACTACCGCATCAAGAGTGACGACCATGACTTCATCTACGGGCTGCCGGAACTGAATCGCCGTGCTACTTGTACGGCCAAACATGTAGCCAACCCCGGTTGTTTTGCAACCTGTATCCAACTGGGTCTGCTACCGTTGGCCAAAAACCTGATGTTGACAGATGACATTTCTGTAAATGCCATTACAGGAAGTACGGGAGCTGGAGTAAAACCGAGTGCAACCGGTCATTTCAGTTGGAGAAACAACAATATAAGTGTATACAAAGCATTCGAACACCAGCACGTTCCGGAAATCAAGCAATCGCTGAAACAGCTGCAAAACAGCTTCAATGCGGATATCGACTTTATTCCGTACCGTGGAGATTTCCCTCGCGGCATCTTTGCAACACTGGTAGTCAAGACCAAAGTAGCACTGGACGAAATCATCCGTATGTATGAGGAATATTATGCAAAAGACTCCTTCGTACACATTGTAGACAAGAATATTGACTTGAAACAAGTCGTTAATACCAATAAATGTCTGATACATCTGGAAAAACATGGTGATAAGCTATTGATTATCTCTTGTATCGACAATTTGCTGAAAGGTGCCAGCGGACAAGCTGTTCATAACATGAACTTAATGTTCAATCTGGAAGAAACCGTAGGACTACGTTTGAAGCCTTCAGCATTTTAA
- a CDS encoding argininosuccinate synthase, which yields MEEKKKKVVVAFSGGLDTSFTVMYLAKEKGYEVYAACANTGGFSEEQLKTNEENAYKLGAVKYVTLDVTREYYEKSLKYMVFGNVLRNGTYPISVSSERIFQALAIARYANEIGADAIAHGSTGAGNDQIRFDMTFLVLAPNVEIITLTRDMALSRQEEIDYLNKHGFSADFAKLKYSYNVGLWGTSICGGEILDSAQGLPETAYLKHVEKEGSEQLRLTFEKGELKAVNDEKFDDPIKAIQKVEEIGAAYGIGRDMHVGDTIIGIKGRVGFEAAAPMLIIGAHRFLEKYTLSKWQQYWKDQVANWYGMFLHESQYLEPVMRDIEAMLQESQRNVNGTAILELRPLSFSTVGVESKDDLVKTKFGEYGEMQKGWTAEDAKGFIKVTSTPLRVYYNNHKDEKI from the coding sequence ATGGAAGAAAAGAAGAAAAAAGTAGTGGTGGCATTCAGCGGCGGACTGGACACATCGTTCACCGTCATGTACCTCGCCAAAGAAAAAGGTTACGAAGTATATGCAGCTTGTGCCAATACAGGCGGTTTCAGTGAAGAACAACTGAAAACAAATGAAGAAAACGCCTACAAACTGGGAGCAGTGAAATACGTAACACTCGACGTTACCCGGGAATACTACGAAAAAAGTCTGAAATACATGGTTTTCGGAAATGTGCTGCGCAACGGTACTTATCCTATTTCAGTCAGTTCCGAACGTATCTTCCAGGCATTGGCTATCGCACGCTATGCCAACGAGATTGGTGCAGATGCCATCGCACACGGTTCTACCGGAGCCGGTAACGACCAGATCCGTTTCGATATGACTTTCCTCGTACTGGCTCCCAATGTGGAAATCATCACATTGACCCGCGACATGGCATTGAGCCGCCAGGAAGAAATCGATTATCTGAACAAGCATGGTTTCAGTGCGGACTTCGCTAAACTGAAATATTCTTATAATGTAGGTTTGTGGGGTACCTCTATCTGTGGTGGCGAAATCCTCGACTCCGCACAAGGACTCCCGGAAACAGCCTATCTCAAACACGTTGAAAAAGAAGGTAGCGAGCAGCTCCGCCTGACTTTCGAAAAAGGGGAACTGAAAGCTGTCAACGACGAGAAGTTTGACGACCCGATCAAAGCTATCCAGAAAGTGGAAGAGATTGGTGCAGCATACGGTATTGGTCGCGATATGCACGTGGGTGATACAATTATCGGCATCAAAGGTCGTGTTGGTTTCGAAGCCGCCGCCCCGATGCTGATTATCGGTGCCCATCGCTTCCTTGAGAAATATACATTGAGCAAATGGCAACAATACTGGAAAGACCAGGTAGCCAACTGGTACGGTATGTTCCTCCACGAAAGTCAATACCTGGAACCGGTCATGCGTGACATCGAAGCCATGTTGCAGGAAAGCCAGCGTAACGTAAACGGCACGGCTATCCTCGAACTTCGTCCGCTTTCTTTCTCTACCGTAGGCGTGGAATCGAAAGACGACCTCGTGAAAACCAAATTCGGAGAATACGGTGAAATGCAGAAAGGCTGGACAGCCGAAGATGCAAAAGGCTTTATCAAAGTAACTTCTACTCCGCTACGTGTTTACTATAATAACCACAAAGACGAAAAGATATGA
- a CDS encoding IS4 family transposase, whose product MANITLFAQVISHLPKENIRKIIKSSGSDKHCKGYNTWSQFVSMIFSQFSGCDSVRDISNGLKSATGNLNHLGINRAPSKSTVAYQNANRDSSVFRGIFYSLFQYFGQQALWQRRKFRFKMPIKLLDSTLVSLTLSIYDWAHYTTTKGAVKMHTLLDYDSLLPEFVNITDGKTTDNKAAFDIELHPYSIVVADRGYCDYSLLNNWDSSNVFFVVRHKDNIRYKAIEELPLPEKHAQNVLIDEIIEFELSAAKSKYPKRLRRIAVWNDEHGFEIELLTNNFTLAASSIAALYKARWNIEIFFRNLKQLLRIKSFIGTSRNAVETQIWTAMTTMLILTWLKHIARYKWALANLVVTLRLNTFTKIDLQKWLDQPFTPPPETIEND is encoded by the coding sequence ATGGCAAATATAACACTTTTCGCACAGGTAATATCACATCTCCCGAAAGAAAATATCAGGAAAATCATAAAATCTTCGGGGTCAGACAAGCATTGTAAGGGCTACAATACATGGAGTCAGTTTGTTAGCATGATTTTCAGCCAATTCTCAGGATGTGATTCAGTCAGAGATATCTCAAACGGGCTGAAATCAGCCACCGGCAACCTCAATCATTTGGGAATCAACCGTGCACCATCCAAGTCAACGGTAGCATATCAGAACGCCAACCGAGACAGTTCGGTTTTTCGCGGCATATTCTACTCGTTGTTTCAGTATTTCGGACAGCAAGCCCTATGGCAACGAAGAAAGTTCCGTTTCAAGATGCCGATAAAACTGCTCGACTCCACATTGGTGTCATTGACTCTGTCAATATATGACTGGGCACATTACACTACCACCAAGGGGGCGGTCAAGATGCACACGCTATTGGACTATGACAGTCTTTTGCCGGAGTTCGTGAATATCACCGATGGCAAAACCACCGACAACAAAGCTGCTTTTGATATTGAGTTACATCCGTATAGTATTGTAGTAGCCGACCGAGGCTACTGTGACTACTCATTGCTGAATAATTGGGACAGCAGCAACGTGTTCTTTGTAGTGCGTCATAAAGACAATATCCGGTACAAAGCCATAGAGGAGTTGCCTTTGCCTGAAAAACACGCTCAGAATGTACTTATTGACGAAATAATCGAGTTCGAACTCTCGGCGGCCAAATCCAAATATCCCAAACGTTTACGTCGCATCGCAGTATGGAACGATGAACACGGTTTTGAAATTGAGTTACTCACAAACAACTTCACATTGGCAGCATCAAGCATAGCGGCTCTGTACAAGGCTCGGTGGAACATAGAAATCTTCTTTCGCAACCTCAAGCAACTGCTACGCATCAAGAGCTTTATCGGCACATCCCGCAATGCCGTAGAGACCCAAATATGGACTGCTATGACTACAATGCTGATTCTGACATGGCTAAAGCACATCGCAAGATACAAATGGGCATTGGCTAACCTTGTGGTCACGCTCCGGCTGAACACATTTACCAAAATCGACCTCCAAAAATGGCTTGATCAACCATTTACACCACCTCCCGAAACCATCGAAAACGATTAG